The Cynocephalus volans isolate mCynVol1 chromosome 5, mCynVol1.pri, whole genome shotgun sequence genomic sequence TGTATGTTGCTTAGATTGTTAAGGTTGTAAGGATTCCATACAGAAAAGAAGTCATACCTATTATTTGGCATAACTGGTCATTTGCTACTAGCTCAAATGAAAGTTTATCAGTATAATTTGTGACAATCCTGAAGTATAGAACTGGTATCTTGCCAAAACCTTAACTATAGGAAAAAAcctttaatttagtttttactttCTCATTTACATACTCTTCCTTTACAGAGTTTGGCAGAACCTTTATTCTTATTCAACTGAGAATGCTAGTGTGAACTTTTCAAGTTCAGCATCACTGTTTATGCTAAGAGTATCTTTCAAATCTACATTTTTAGTTAAGTAAATTGATATAACTTTATGCTTAAAGATGATGCAGTTACAAAACAAGGTATTCTGAAAATGATACATAATAACTACCCTATAGAGTAACATTTGAAAGCCTTCTAAAGTGCTGGGCTTTGATAGCTTTAAAACACACTCTTATGTGACCCACCCGACAAGCATATGAGGTAGGTAGTCTTTcattttcacagatgagaacTGAGGTGAAAAGTTTAAGTCACCTGCCCAAGGTCCggcagctagtaagtgacagaattAGGATTCAGACTTAAGTCTGTCACACTTTTCAAGGCACATAatctttttcaataaaaattacagcattattgattttcataatcctaaaaatttaatagatttcaaatatgagggtacttcaatactgacatttttaaagaatcaccTCTAAATAAAGATGCATTCATCTAATGGAAAAATGGCTACCATCAACTGTATTTTATATACCTctcacaaataaaattatatgaagaaataaCTAGAGTTACTGTAGgctttttcctcttaaaaattcTGCGGCAGCCCAAGCCACTCACCCATATAAAATTTTCCTCCCtggcaaaaaaaaacaaaacaaaaagtaattcaAGTTCTCAAGTAATTGGAATAAAGTTATATCTTACCTTCGAGGAGGAATGTTAACATCTGCCATTGTATATAGAGGTGTTAGGCTTGACACAAGATAATGAAGTTGAGGAAAAGGAACTAAATTCATGCTGATTTCATTAAGGTCCATATTAAGGGACCCTTCAAACCTCGCAgagctcaaaacaaaacaaacaaaaaaacccattaaaACAGTGAGAAAAATTTTGATGTTAAAATTATACACTTTGAATGTAGCTTGAATTATTCAGCCGGCATTTTTTCAAATCCTTTTGTACACTGTTTTTCAGTGCAGAATATATGCTTTTTTCCCCTGTATTAGTGAAATTTAGTATCATGAACAATCATgtttaaagataattaaaatataacaaacaaCATCTATAGCTATTCTTATTTCAGGATTATCTAAAGTGTAACCgacataggagggtacttcaaaaagttcgtggaaaaatacaattgaaagataatactaatctttccatgtactttttcaagtaccctcatattgatACAGTTGCTCATTACACatagaaaaatatcttatttaaaaCAGACCTTATACTGAGTTGAATACATATAGgtcaataattatttaattattccagAAACTTTACTAAATTCCTTGAGTTGGCAGACTCATTAATCTGGAATGTAATAATGCCAAAGGGTCATTAAGATCAAAGTCACAGAAAACTTTTAAGCTAATAAGGAGGTATAGATtagttggttaaaaaaaaatcaacacattcTACAGCAAGAAAATAGGTTTAATTTTGTCTAACCAAGTGTTTCTAAAGAGCATCTACCATAAAACCTTTTATCATTTAATACCTATTAATATTCCATGAAATGTACTTGGGGAAATGCTGCTTTGAagtcagagaaattaaaattctggTCTGTCACTCCAAGAGATGAAAatacaagacaaaataaaataaaaacaaaataagctcCTACAACTTAGAATAACTAAAAAATGCTAcaacaaaaattcaaaacatcTTAAAAAGCACAGTGAATTTTTTCAACTGTCCTTAGATAAGAGTACCTTGTTAGGTTGAGGAGCAAATTTGCCACAATGTTGTTCATGACATCAAAGGGCTTCTTGTGCTGCTTTTTTAAAGCCCCAGCACTTGAAGTAACCAGACTCCTTGGCTTCACAGTTGTACCCAACTTTCCAGAATTCACCATGAGGTCAATTTTGCTAATGATGTCAAATAAAGACTTTCAAGGGAAAAATATCGGGAGAGAAGCTATTAAGAAGAGTAGACATAGACGACATTCTactaggaaagagagaagagaaagaaaaacaatttactcttattttttctctcagatGAGAAGGCTAAAAAGTGAAGAGAATGTTTCATACAAACACATAAGCATAATACAGGActgaatgtatataaaatttgTCTATAAGTTCCACCACTGTCATTTCTTACTTGATTGTCAATGGGCAACACACAGTCTGCATGCTCATTAAGTTCCTTCATTGCCAACATGCTATTGTAAGGTGAAGTTATGACATCATCCTCACTGGAAGGATAAATTGAAGCCACAAATCTGTATACTTCTGGGAATTCATCTTCAAgcacttttaaaagaaatgtgcCAAGTCCAGATCCTGTTCCTAggattaaaatttcaaaagaaaaaataggatgAATGATTCAGAATAGAATTGTGAGGAACTTGgaattttatgtttcatttgCATAAATAATTTTCAACTTATTCCTGTTATCAAATACTAACTAATCTACCTTCAGATAAGGACATGAAAGCAACACAGAGTAGTGAGGCTTAGAGTAATGaattccatctctgcctctgtccatgagtttgggagggctttctgtatttcactctttttcatatttaagtTATACCTATATGATGCCAAAAGAACAGACAGTGAAAAAATCAACTAAGATGGTATTCAGTCTACACTTGATATtaagcaacttaaaaaaaaaaaaactatcttgaCAGCTTTGGTGTCCTATATAAAGGCATAAAATCTTGATGAAGAACACTATCATATCATTAAGCAACTTAAAATTAAGCATGTCCACCTTGAATTcacaaaatttgcaaatatgaaaCTCTGTCACTACCCATATAAAAGCTCTAGGAATCTCATTAAAGATAACTTTTTGACACACAAAGTTATATTTACATAaagtcagaaaattttaaaaacttacagaaAGCTGGAATCCTCTAACCtggtgtttttcaaactgtgggCTTTGAACCATTAGTGGACTGTAAAACTAATTATTAGCTTAGTGCCagtgttttctttccttaaacAAGACAGCAGAAAATATCAATGTGGCACATGTAATGTGGGtaaatacttttttctgttttctgtttcagtttgtgtgtgcgtgtgcacacatgCTGGGTTGTaatgtaaaatgaattttttactAATCTGGTTAAAAGACAGCTTAAAATCCAATGCAATAACTCATGTAGATGAATATTAAAAGGCTATGGATGCTGAAAATACTAGATGAAAGTGAGAGAGTTTTGTTGGGTAATCTTTAATGAGATAAACTTTCTAAGCATTATAAAAAACCAGAGGcagtatgaaaaagaaatagttttgaTTTCCCTAAAACAAaacttctgtctctctctctctataaaaactcataaacaaaataaagacaaactaagaaaaaatcTTCTATACATGATAGAGGACTACATttctttaattctcaaaaaacaaccaccaaaaatataaatactgcagtagaaaaattgaaaaaggaTATAAATATGTAACTcatgataaaagaaataaatactaatGGCAAATAGATGTAAAGATGCTCAACCTTTCTtctaattaaagaaatgcaaatgaaaactagaTATTATTTTGAACATATTAGATATATGTCACATAATACGCAGCATTGGTGACAGTAtagggaaatgaaaacttatattttGCTGCTAATAACATGAAATTGGAGCAATATTGTAGAAAGGTAATTTTAGTAATAatcaatcaaaatttaaaatgttcattttcttggGTCCCATCTTCCTTTCTAGGAATATTGCCTATAGCTATAGTGGCACAAATGCACAGAGATGTATGTATCAGATGTTCACTAGTGACTGTATGTAATAACTAAACACCATAAACACCTTAACATCCATCAATAAGAAACTgactttaaaacattatttaaaaggcatagaaaatatctgaaagggtagatataaaaaaaaaaaaaacctgcaaacTGATCACCTGTGAGGAGAGGGACAAGGGATTAGATATAGGAAAGGAGAACTTTCCTTTAACCTCCAGtactatttaaattgtttttgccACTTTCAGTGAATTATTAATAAAGTATATTCTTCTGAGATGATGGGTAATAGAGGCATTAAAAAAAGTTACCATAATGAACTATAAATCAAATTGTTTGAAAACTTACTCTAACTTGCAGGTTAATAACAACAGTACAAAGATAGTTCGTTGCTTATTTAATGATTATGATGGTTTTCTAAAGGCATGATTACATCGCAATtgtaactttaattttaaaatgctatggTAGTGAATCATAGATATGTATAAAAAGAAATTGTACACAACCTGCTGAATATAAGACCTTAATTTCAGCTTGGAGAAAAGAAGagtggcaatttttttcttttaaaagttgataatactgttttaaaattagtgaattatgtttctatttcatGGAAAGGGGAGCAAAATACCTCAGTTCCAAGGTATAGGCTTCCCGGGGGAAAGAAAGCAATGCAGATCATTTATTTCCAGGTCAAGTCAATTAATTACCATGTCAGAAATGACTTAAAGGAAGTGCCTGAAAGaacttcatttactttttttctctcttactgaAGATGACAAAGGTCTGAAGGTGATTAAAGAAAGGGTATTGATATTCTTTGGCAAGCACACATGTGAACATGCCAGAAATACTTAGCTGTAGTTAGGATACAGAACTGCAAAGAAAAATCTGAGGAGAAAGCAGGCATTCCTCACAAACTCATATATACTGAAATGTGGCAGAACACTTTGTAAAAGAAactaaaggaagaagaaaaatttccaaTATATTTCTGTTGACTCTTAAGAGggcttgaattaaaaaaaaatggtaatagtGATACAATTTcacaaaattttaagataaaaaacagTTGTGAACATACatccaaacacatacacatacacactctgaATAGTTTTGTCTTGATTAAGCATAGGCCTGAAAACAAGACTTATGTTTGCAGAATGAATTCCCACTTGCACTTTAACACTGTTATAGGCAAACGAGTAAATAATTTTACCTCCTCCCATGGAATGTATTATGAAGAAACACTGCAAGCAATCACAGTGCTCTGCTGACTTTCTGAGTTTCTCTAAAATCTGTTCTTGGTAAAGACTGCCAAAAACTTTGTGACCCACAgccctgaaaataaaaatatagattaaaaaaaccttgcatttattatttctgatcTAAATGAAAAGATTATAGaatttgaaaaagtatttttattatactaagtgaaatctATTCTTGTTTCATGTCAATAAATCCTATTATAATATCTTAAAGTTACTAGATAAGAAATTTAACACATATTACATATCTCTAATCCTTAAATATCCTGATAAGACAGCTCATTGGCAATAGATATTAAACTATGGTTTTCTAAGTTTATCTTCTCAACCTTTCCTTTAAGGTATAATTACAACAAAACAAGATTTCAGTTACATAGTTTTCTTGTCTCCATTTATAGAAACTCTGAACTGCAGTggattttacatattaaaaagcaGAATGCAGTCAACTAGAAagacattgaaaataaaaaattttaaactaacatattctgatttaaaatacaggaaaaaaacagtCACATCATTTTACTATTAGATGAAATGACACATAGAAAATTGATATTCATGAGACTCCGCAAATCTCTTTGGCTGACCAAATTTGCAAGTATTACTAACAcgaattaaaaaataaggatgatTTTCCTATAACACGTAGTCAGATGTAACTGAGAATTTACATAATAAGTTATACAATAATTAGGGAAAAGCCAGTTGGATAGTCAGGTGGGCTCAATTATTAAGTGACTGGTTCTCCCCAAATGTATCTCCTGGAACATAAGATTCAAATTAATGCTttagtaaaattatatattactCCACATTATAAACCTGAGGGGTTGGGTACAAagagttaaaataataaacatgaaattTGCAAATAACAAGGagcaacttaattttttaaaaagaacatcaaAAACAGTCTCAAGGTGAATTCTTAAATGATCACTATTGaaacttttttccccattaaagAGAGGAGGCCGTTATATATTTAAGGGCCAATACAGCTTCAGGCCCAGCTTGAATGCTAGGACACTGGTCTGACTTGCATCTCTGTATCAATTCTATTACATTTGACCAATTGGAGAACTTGAGACAGACAAATAACATAGGTAAGAGAACAGTTTATAAAAGTACTTAAAACTTTTGTCAGtgttacacaaaaatcaatttataaGAGGAATTTAGCAAATCAGCTTTTCAcgattcatctttttttttttttttttttttttttgtctttttcgtgaccggcactcagccagtgagtgcaccggccattcctatataggatccgaacccgcggcgggagcgtcgccgcgctgccagcgcagcacgctaccaagtgcgccacgggctcggccccacgaTTCAtcttaaaaaccaaaaatgagaatGAACTAGAGTAAGATTAAACACAGGTGGCTTCCAAGCACTGTGAAACACCACTTAAGGAAAAGATGATGGGCTGAATGGCCTGGCTTTATGGGTGGCAAGTTACATGCTGCTTTCATTTCAGCAGGACCTATCAGAATGAAGGACAGATTACTCATTTTTTTCAGATGACATGCAATTTTTATGTCCAGCATATTCTCACCAATTATTTCCTGAGCCAGAAATATCAGTGATGAGCTGCTTACTATCAAATACATCTCTCAGTGGTccctgcagaatttcattcaCTACTCCTTCTTCCATATCAATCAAGATAgcctgagaaagagaaataaaatttaattagcaTATTTTCCTTTAGAGTTATTCACGctataaatgaaaagaatttatGAGCTAAAAGTTGCATTGTTCTTTTTAGTTTAAGCTTAATAAAAATCTTCATGTAGACtctgttttaagaattaaaaaataatttcacccTGCTCGAAAAGTTGAATCCAAATAAAAGGTGGATTCTAAACTCTTTTATCCCACTCCAAAATACCAAAGGGACGGCAAGGGGAAGGAACCAAATAATCCTCTCAACTGAATTTCTAACAAGGTCTCAGAAATCTAGAAGGTAACCTTAACCAGAAacagttctcaataaatatagGGTGTATCAGTGCATTTGCTCACTAGGAACAACCATGTCACTCTTTACAAATCACAGCCCAAAACTGTCCAATTCAATCAGTAAACTTACTATGTAAAGCCAAGGCACTGGATAGTTGTCAGTCATAGGTGACAATAGGGTCCCTTCCCCTAAGTAATTCATAATCAAATTCATTACCACGACCTTTATTGACATGGGAGATAACCTACACTACTAAGAAAATGAGAATAtagaacataaaattaactatggaaagaaaaatagaaagactgGAAATATAGCACTGGAAATATAAGCAGCCCATTCTTCCCACTTCTTTGTATTTTACTTTCCATATATTCTATAGTGAGGAAGAAGAGTGGAAAAGTAAAAtagttaaattaaaaagcaaaactgcaaaaaataatgaaataacgTAGGgtctattataaaactatttgtTAACTCTTTGATTGTCACAGAAGTGCTCGGTTTATGGACTTAGTTACTACATGCACTGTTCTAAAAACTTTGTATCAACAATTTAACCTCACAACCCTATGCATAGGtactatcatccccattttacactaggaaactaaggcttagaaagTTGAATAACCTGGCTATGATCACCCGGCTGGAAAGTGGtaaagctgagattcaaacctagCTAGCCTTGCTGTAATCTTCACTCTTAGCCACCAAACTCTATACTCTACTGAAGGGAGACAGGCAAGTTTGATATTTATAGAGTTCTGACTAAAATGAAGTTACAATTTATGCACATTTAAATTCTGTGactttaattatttgtttaaactATGCTACTTACTGTAAGATACACAACTAAAATAACATAGCAGTATATTAAAAAGACTATAGAACTGTTTTACAAATGTACTCCTTTATTTATGGCAATTATACATACAGAGGACTGTACAGGGTTATGTACTGGCAATTTTAGGAATTTTTCAAGGATATTTCTgataatatacaatttttacctTAAATGAGGACTTTAGCACCTAACCAACCACAAGAGGGACTTCACCATATGGGGAAACTGTAATACTACACGTTGTGTAAGATTATAAACAAAGCTTGATACAAAGCTTTTATAACAATGCATGTAGTAACTGTTTAATGCTACGTGGTCACAAGAACTAAATTAACTTATACTGGCCCTGTTCCAAAACAGATTTATTGACATGATTTGTGGAACATCAAAAACACACCCTCAATTACCTTGCAATCTGGCAAAGGAAGTAATATGCAGAATACAAACTGACATTCAggtacctcctgaagtgttttaATAGAATCATCACTGTCCTAATCACTTACATTCCTTCCTTAGTCCCATAAGGcccttgatttgtttttcctttggaaattaactaAATTTTATGAGAGTATTCTGGGTTCCTCACTTAGGAGTCACA encodes the following:
- the TUBE1 gene encoding tubulin epsilon chain codes for the protein MRRRARVCKFPTLAVLQHDPVGGLGQCGNQVGCCFWDLALREHAAVNQKGIYDEAISSFFRNVDTRVVGDGGNISKGKICSLKARAILIDMEEGVVNEILQGPLRDVFDSKQLITDISGSGNNWAVGHKVFGSLYQEQILEKLRKSAEHCDCLQCFFIIHSMGGGTGSGLGTFLLKVLEDEFPEVYRFVASIYPSSEDDVITSPYNSMLAMKELNEHADCVLPIDNQSLFDIISKIDLMVNSGKLGTTVKPRSLVTSSAGALKKQHKKPFDVMNNIVANLLLNLTSSARFEGSLNMDLNEISMNLVPFPQLHYLVSSLTPLYTMADVNIPPRRLDQMFSDAFSKDHQLIRADPKHSLYLACALMVRGNVQISDLRRNIERLKPSLRFVSWNQEGWKTSLCSVPPVGHSHSLLALANNTCVKPVFLELRERFMRLYKKKAHLHHYVQVEGMEESCFTEAVSSVSALIQEYNQLDATGSMPVQDLPRLSVVV